GCGATAGCCGAGGGCAGAGTGGAGGCGGTGCTGGTTGTAAGTGACGTCGATGAAGTGTCCGATGTCGCGTCTGGCCTCGTGAAGATTGCGATAGGCTTGGGCGTTCACCTGTTCGACCTTGAGCGTCTTCATGAAGCTCTCGGCCTTGGCATTGTGGTAGGGGTTGCCTCGAGCGCTCATGCTGGGCGCGATGTCGGCCTTCTCCAATCTTTCGACATAGGTGAGGCTGGCATATTGCACCCCCTGGTCGGAATGGTGGATGAGCTGGCCGGGTGGTGGCTTTCGCGCGACGATGGCCATGTCGAGTGCTTCGATCGCCAGGCTGGCCATCAAGTGGCCGTCAAGCGCCCAGCCGACGGCCTTGCGCGAGAAAGCGTCGAGGATGACGGCCAGATAAGCGAAGTCTTCCAGCAGGCGAATATAGGTGATGTCCGCAACCCAGATCTGGTCGAGCGTGGTCGGGATGCAATGGTGCACCAGATTGGGCCAGACCCGCTTGTCATGCCGACTGTCGGTCGTGCGGGGCACGAAGGGGGCCTGCCTTTGGCACAGCAGGTTGTCTTCGCGCATCAGTCGCAGAATCCGCTTGTTGTTGACGGGTGTGCCTTCCCGCCGCAACAGCGTGCCGATACGCCGGTAGCCATAGCTTCGGTTGCGCAGGGCCGCCGTCTGGATCGTCTCGCGCAGGTCGGCGTCGGCGCGCGCCGGCGCGCACTCCGCCAGATGGCGGTAGTAACCGGCCCGCGAGACCTCGCCCAAGCGGCATAGCCGTTCGATCCGAACGGGGGATCGCCGGGATAAGGCGCTGCTGGCCTGGCCCTGCTCGGCCCGAGCCTGTGCTGCCTCTCGGGTCATTTGCGCGATGACCGTGTAGATGTGGGCGCGGACGGTGCCGGCCTTGCTGTCGTGTCCGCCACGAAGGGACGCAAGGCTCGCCGAAAAAAATCAAGGTCGACCTGTTGCTGGCCGATGATCCGTTCCAACTCGGCAATCCGCGCCGCCGCTTGCGCGAGCGCGTCATCCGGC
This portion of the Labrys wisconsinensis genome encodes:
- a CDS encoding IS3 family transposase, with product MTREAAQARAEQGQASSALSRRSPVRIERLCRLGEVSRAGYYRHLAECAPARADADLRETIQTAALRNRSYGYRRIGTLLRREGTPVNNKRILRLMREDNLLCQRQAPFVPRTTDSRHDKRVWPNLVHHCIPTTLDQIWVADITYIRLLEDFAYLAVILDAFSRKAVGWALDGHLMASLAIEALDMAIVARKPPPGQLIHHSDQGVQYASLTYVERLEKADIAPSMSARGNPYHNAKAESFMKTLKVEQVNAQAYRNLHEARRDIGHFIDVTYNQHRLHSALGYRPPVEFEAMHLPKHRRNA